The nucleotide window ACGCGGCGACCGCGAAAACCAGATGCGGCAAAGGAAGCACCTGCTGCGGGAGCACCACTCCATGCGAGCATCCGCCTTGTTCGTGACAAGCGGATCGTCCTGAACCGCCTCCTCATGGGACATAAAGATGCAAGATGTCATCACACTGCGTGACCTGAGTATGATCCTGTCGGCCGCGGGTAATTCGTTCCCAGTGCTTTCCATCCCGGAATGGAGGCTCGAGGCAGGCCGGCAGGTGGCTCTATCGGGCCCTTCCGGATGCGGCAAGACAACTTTCCTGCACATTCTGGCCGGGCTGCTTTCGCCGACAGGAGGCTCGGTCGAAATATGCGGTCGCAGACTCGATCAGATGACCGAAGCCGAACTTGACAGTTTCCGCGCCGGCCACATTGGATATATCTTCCAGTCGCTCAATCTGCTGCAGGGATTTACCGCCCTGGAGAACGTATTGCTTGGAATCAGCTTTTCCGGAAAGAAGGTGGATAAGGAGGCGGCAAAGCTTCTGCTCGAGCGAGTCGGTCTCGCCGACCGGATGCGCCACTGTCCGGCTCAACTCTCCATGGGTCAACAGCAGCGGGTTGCCGTGGCCCGCTCGCTCGTGAACAAACCGGCGCTGATTCTGGCCGACGAGCCTACCGGCTCGCTCGATCCC belongs to Candidatus Abyssobacteria bacterium SURF_5 and includes:
- a CDS encoding ABC transporter ATP-binding protein; its protein translation is MILSAAGNSFPVLSIPEWRLEAGRQVALSGPSGCGKTTFLHILAGLLSPTGGSVEICGRRLDQMTEAELDSFRAGHIGYIFQSLNLLQGFTALENVLLGISFSGKKVDKEAAKLLLERVGLADRMRHCPAQLSMGQQQRVAVARSLVNKPALILADEPTGSLDPVNSSAVIDLIREVCSEEKCSLVLVSHEQDVVARFEEAVPFLELNIAFAGAPR